The DNA region CGGCCAGCGCGGCCCCGCGGAAGGCCCTCTGCGCCGCGCCGCCGCGCCCGAGCCTCTCGCGCACCCGCCCCAAGGCCATGAGGCCCTCATACGACGACGCTCCCAGCCGCAGAGCGCGCAGCAGGTGCTCCTGGGCCGGCCGCAGCCGGCCGCGGCCCTCGAGGAACCTGGAGAAATCCAATTCCAGGGCTCCGGAGGCCGGGTTGGCGAGCAGAGCCCTGCGATAGGACCGCTCCGCATCCTGCGGGCGCCCCGCCTTCTCCGCGCTCCGGCCTTGGCGGAGGTCGGCCTCCCACGAGGACAGCCCAGCTCTCGCCACGGGAGCGCGGCTAGGCGGGGACGGCCTTGTAGCCGTAGCAGATCACCCCGGCGTGGCCCACGTCGTGGATCTTGCGGAACTCCAGGCGCAGGGGCATGCCGCTCTTGAGCTCCTCGGGCTCCACGTCCACGATCTGGACCGTGAGCCGGACCTTGTTGGAGAGCTCCACGATGCCCAGGCCGTAGGGCGCGAGCTTGGCGAAGCGCTCCGGCGCGGTGTGCACCACGGTATAGGTGAGCAGCTTGCCGTCCGTGGGCAGGCGCAGCTTGGCGAAGGCCTCCCCCCCGCAGTCCGGGCACTTGAGCCTGGGCGGGAAGAATATCTTCTTGCACTTGCGGCACTGCCCGGCTTCCAGCCGGTAGCGCTGGGGGATCTCGCGCCAGACTCTCTGCGGTTGCATTCTATTTCCCCTCCCGGCCGAGTATGCTGACCACCGACGAGCCGCAGGTCCCGCCCATGTTCTGGGCCAGGCCGACGCGCGCCTTGGAGAGCTGCCTCTCCCCGGCCGCGCCGCGCAGTTGCTCCACGAGCTCCACGATCTGAGCCACGCCGGTCGCCCCGACCGGGTGCCCCTTGGACTTCAGGCCTCCGGAGGTGTTGATGGGCTTGGAGCCCTTCAGGGCCGTGTGGCCCTGCTCCGTGAACTTCCCGCCCTGCCCCGGCTTGCAGAAGCCCAAAGCCTCTATGGCGCAGATCTCGGCGATGGTGAAGCAGTCGTGCACCTCGGCGAAATCGATGTCCTTGGGCGACTTGCCCGCCATCTTGTAGGCGCGCTGAGCGGCCAGCTCGGCGGCTTCCAGGCGGGTGATGTCCTCGCGCTGGGCCAAGGCCATGGCGTCCGCGGCCTGACCCACGCCCAGGACCTTCGCCAACGGCCCCTTCTTGAGCTTGGCCGCCAGCTCCACGGGCGCCAGCACCACGGCCGCGGCCCCATCCGTGATGGGCGAGCAGTCCAGCAGGCACAGAGGCTCGGCCACCTTGACCGAGTTCATGACGTCCTGCACGCTCACCTTCATCTTGAACTGGGCGTTGGGGTTGAGCAGGCCGTTGTCATGGTTCTTGGCCGCGACCATCGCCAACTGCTCGCGGGTGGTCCCGTACTTGTCCATGTGCGCGCGCGCCATCAAGGCGTAGAGGGCCGGGAAGGTGGCGCCCTGATACGCCTCGTAGTCGAAGTCCGCGGCCGTGGACAGGGCGAAGGTGGCTCCGTCGCCGGAGAGGTCAGTCATCTTCTCCACGCCGCCGACCAAAACGAAGTCGCTGGCGCCGGAAGCGACCTCCAGGACCCCCTGGCGGAAGGCGACTCCGCCCGAGGCGCAGGCCGACTCCACCCGGGTCGCGGGCACGCCTTTAAGGCCGGTATAGTCCGCGACCAAGGCGCCCACATGCTCCTGGCTGTTGAAGAGGCCGCCGCTCATGCAGCCCACCAGCAGAGAGTCGATGCGGGGCGCCCCGGAATCCTTGATGGCCTTCAGGGCGGCTTGCGCGAAAAGGTCGCGCAAGGAAGAGCGCCACAGCTCTCCCCAGGGCGACAGGCCGACGCCTATGACCGCTACTGGTCTCATCTTAGTGCTCCTCCGGATTCGGGGACACAATACTTAATTCCGTCCCGGCGTAAGTGCGCATATGAATTAAGTATTGTGTCCCTCAATTCAGTGCTCCTCGCTCATGCGGATCTTGCCGCGCAGCTTGGCGTAGGTGCCGTACTCCAGGTACTTGCGCCGGGGGCTCAGAAGCATGTCCCAGGTCTTCTTGGCCTTGTCCTGCACCTTGGGCAATGCCGCGGTGGCCTTGAACACGAAGCCGTCGCTGCCCGCGCCCGAGCCGTAGGAGATCATCAGCACGAGGTCTCCGGGCTTGGCCACGTCGAGGACCGCGGTCATGCCCAGCGGCGAGGCTCCGGAATAGGTGTTGCCGAGCTTGGGCACCAGGCAGCCGGTCTCGATCTGCTCTTTGGAGAAGCCCGTCACCTTGCCGGCGCGGTAAGGGAACTTGCCGTTGGGCTGATGGAAGACCACGTAGCGGAAATCCTTGGGCTTCAAGCTGGCCTTCTCCATGATCTCGTTGGTGCAGGAGACCACGTGCCGGAAATAGGCTTCCTCGCCCGTAAAGCGCCCCCCGTGCTTGGGGTAGAACATGTGCTCGCGCCGCCAGAAATCCGGCGTGTCGGTCATGTAGGCGTGGGTCTCAAGGAGTTCCGCAACCAGGGCTTCCCGGCCGAAGATGAAGGCCGCGGCGCCCGCAGCCGCGGAGTA from Elusimicrobiota bacterium includes:
- a CDS encoding hydroxymethylglutaryl-CoA synthase, giving the protein MAEVKVGIVGWGADIPRNRIKAEEIAKVWGADAAAYKRGLMLEEKSVPSSDQDTATMSVEAARRALQRAPVDPQDIGAIYVGSESHPYAVKPTGTILAEALGAVPHCHTADLEFACKAGSEGMFIASQLVRSGACRYAMGVGADTSQGAPGDALEYSAAAGAAAFIFGREALVAELLETHAYMTDTPDFWRREHMFYPKHGGRFTGEEAYFRHVVSCTNEIMEKASLKPKDFRYVVFHQPNGKFPYRAGKVTGFSKEQIETGCLVPKLGNTYSGASPLGMTAVLDVAKPGDLVLMISYGSGAGSDGFVFKATAALPKVQDKAKKTWDMLLSPRRKYLEYGTYAKLRGKIRMSEEH
- a CDS encoding Zn-ribbon domain-containing OB-fold protein, whose amino-acid sequence is MQPQRVWREIPQRYRLEAGQCRKCKKIFFPPRLKCPDCGGEAFAKLRLPTDGKLLTYTVVHTAPERFAKLAPYGLGIVELSNKVRLTVQIVDVEPEELKSGMPLRLEFRKIHDVGHAGVICYGYKAVPA
- a CDS encoding thiolase domain-containing protein, coding for MRPVAVIGVGLSPWGELWRSSLRDLFAQAALKAIKDSGAPRIDSLLVGCMSGGLFNSQEHVGALVADYTGLKGVPATRVESACASGGVAFRQGVLEVASGASDFVLVGGVEKMTDLSGDGATFALSTAADFDYEAYQGATFPALYALMARAHMDKYGTTREQLAMVAAKNHDNGLLNPNAQFKMKVSVQDVMNSVKVAEPLCLLDCSPITDGAAAVVLAPVELAAKLKKGPLAKVLGVGQAADAMALAQREDITRLEAAELAAQRAYKMAGKSPKDIDFAEVHDCFTIAEICAIEALGFCKPGQGGKFTEQGHTALKGSKPINTSGGLKSKGHPVGATGVAQIVELVEQLRGAAGERQLSKARVGLAQNMGGTCGSSVVSILGREGK